The following are encoded together in the Oryzias melastigma strain HK-1 linkage group LG17, ASM292280v2, whole genome shotgun sequence genome:
- the cdk5 gene encoding cyclin-dependent-like kinase 5, with translation MQKYEKLEKIGEGTYGTVFKAKNRETHEIVALKRVRLDDDDEGVPSSALREICLLKELKHKNIVRLHDVLHSDKKLTLVFEYCDQDLKKYFDSCNGDLDPETVKSFMYQLLKGLAFCHSRNVLHRDLKPQNLLINRNGELKLADFGLARAFGIPVRCYSAEVVTLWYRPPDVLFGAKLYSTSIDMWSAGCIFAELANAGRPLFPGNDVDDQLKRIFRLLGTPTEEQWQSMTKLPDYKPYPMYPATTSLVNVVPKLSNTGRDLLQNLLKCNPVQRISAEEALQHPYFADFCPP, from the exons atgcagaaatatgaAAAGCTTGAGAAAATAGGAGAGG GTACTTATGGGACTgttttcaaagctaaaaacagagaaacccACGAAATTGTGGCTTTAAAAAGAGTCAGACTAGACGACGACGATGAG gggGTACCGAGTTCTGCTTTGAGGGAAATCTGTCTTTTGAAGGAactaaagcataaaaacattgTCAG ATTACACGATGTGTTGCACAGTGACAAAAAGCTAACCCTGGTCTTTGAGTATTGTGATCAG GATTTGAAGAAATATTTTGACAGCTGCAATGGGGATCTAGATCCTGAAACTGTGAAG TCATTCATGTACCAGCTGTTAAAAGGTCTAGCTTTCTGTCACAGCCGAAATGTCCTTCATAGAGACCTGAAGCCTCAGAATCTCCTCATCAACAGA AACGGAGAATTGAAGCTTGCTGACTTTGGGCTGGCCCGAGCTTTTGGTATTCCAGTGAGGTGTTACTCTGCTGAG GTGGTGACATTGTGGTACCGACCTCCAGATGTGCTGTTTGGTGCTAAACTTTATTCTACCTCCATTGACATGTGGTCGGCTGGATGCATATTTGCAG AACTGGCGAACGCCGGACGCCCTTTATTTCCAGGCAATGATGTCGACGACCAATTAAAAAGGATCTTCAG ATTGTTGGGTACACCAACCGAGGAACAGTGGCAATCAATGACAAAACTTCCAGATTACAAG CCATATCCTATGTATCCAGCAACCACCTCACTGGTTAATGTGGTTCCAAAGCTAAGTAACACAGGACGGGATTTACTACAG AACCTGTTGAAGTGTAATCCCGTCCAGAGGATCTCTGCTGAAGAAGCCTTGCAGCACCCTTACTTTGCTGATTTCTGCCCCCCCTAA